One Coprobacter tertius DNA window includes the following coding sequences:
- a CDS encoding ferredoxin domain-containing protein, producing the protein MIIDERSSRHESVLSAARHIMNAARTAPKGKGIDVIEIATITGEDIEKLSKEMIEISELTGMKFLLRDADNILKAEALILIGTKEQKQGLNCAYCGFSTCAEKPEQTPCAINSIDVGIAIGSACSKAADLRIDTRVMFSAGWAAERLGLLGECHQIIALPLSVSSKNPFFDRKPKQEVNS; encoded by the coding sequence ATGATCATCGATGAAAGGAGTTCACGACACGAATCGGTATTGTCTGCTGCACGCCATATAATGAATGCCGCACGTACCGCCCCCAAAGGGAAAGGGATAGATGTAATAGAAATAGCTACAATCACAGGAGAAGATATTGAAAAACTTTCGAAAGAAATGATCGAAATATCGGAACTTACCGGAATGAAATTCCTGCTAAGAGATGCCGATAATATATTAAAAGCCGAAGCTCTGATTCTTATCGGAACGAAAGAACAGAAACAGGGCTTAAATTGCGCTTATTGCGGATTTTCTACCTGTGCCGAAAAACCAGAACAAACTCCATGTGCCATTAATTCGATAGATGTAGGCATAGCCATAGGCTCGGCATGTTCCAAAGCAGCTGATTTGCGAATCGATACACGAGTCATGTTTTCGGCCGGATGGGCTGCCGAACGGCTCGGACTTCTCGGAGAATGTCATCAAATAATTGCTTTACCGTTGAGCGTATCTTCAAAAAATCCTTTTTTCGACCGTAAACCAAAACAGGAGGTAAATTCATGA
- a CDS encoding DUF4136 domain-containing protein — MKKLIFLLSVVLLSGCSAYQLINSETYNNADLAAYKTYRIAGPEDGKLPSIMTMIDYYNISNAIRQQMNERGYTESPDAILLVNIGLTVETKIATEPALPPGYYPYNGFYPYFIYPRSLYWQSYYANAKIITGIYKEGVLSIDLVNMKEKLFLYSASVSTILENGQSNLRNVSEINSAVKTLFSKFPVKPLNTKK; from the coding sequence ATGAAAAAATTAATCTTTTTATTATCGGTGGTTTTGCTGTCGGGATGTAGCGCATATCAGCTTATCAACAGTGAAACGTACAACAATGCCGACCTCGCCGCTTATAAAACTTACCGTATTGCAGGTCCTGAGGACGGAAAACTCCCTTCGATCATGACTATGATCGATTATTATAACATATCCAATGCTATACGTCAGCAAATGAATGAAAGAGGGTATACCGAATCTCCCGATGCCATACTTTTGGTAAACATAGGGCTTACCGTCGAAACTAAAATAGCGACCGAGCCTGCTCTCCCTCCCGGATATTATCCGTATAATGGTTTCTACCCATATTTTATATATCCGCGTTCGCTTTATTGGCAAAGCTATTATGCTAATGCAAAAATTATCACTGGTATATACAAAGAGGGAGTTTTATCGATCGATTTAGTAAATATGAAAGAAAAACTATTCCTTTATTCCGCTTCAGTCTCCACTATTCTCGAAAACGGACAAAGTAACCTGAGAAACGTTTCAGAAATAAATAGCGCCGTAAAAACTCTTTTCTCGAAATTCCCGGTTAAACCCCTGAATACTAAAAAATAG
- a CDS encoding tyrosine-type recombinase/integrase, producing the protein MTSIKARLNRSHKNKEGLYPLVIQLIRKRKKRELYTPYRLTEKEFDLSSERASVIGRSRNRATYIREANEYIFLMKENLSAILQSLEKIDFDFSVDDLVEAYRHHSDLNCIFVYIDYHAQRLEQEGKFGTAGNYMNTGRSFEKFVGRRLFYWEELTSKILCGYISFLKKRGNSNNTIGFYLRHLRTVYNRAIIDGIITDGSDPFRKIHVKCEETVKRAISPQCISRIVNLDLSNKHVHFEWARDIFLFSLYTRGMSFVDICYLKKVNLRDGYLKYIRRKTGQSLEIKIEQPLKVLIDKYADITSPYLLPVLRNDDSYYNYRYMQRQLNKRIHEIGGMVGISSLTFYVARHSWATTARNKGIPLPIISQGMGHTSETTTRIYLMQIDRSVIDRANKQIIQSWK; encoded by the coding sequence ATGACCTCGATAAAAGCTCGTCTTAATCGTTCGCATAAAAATAAAGAAGGTTTGTATCCACTTGTGATACAATTGATAAGGAAAAGAAAAAAACGAGAATTGTATACACCATATCGGTTGACAGAAAAGGAGTTTGACTTGTCTTCCGAAAGGGCATCTGTTATAGGAAGAAGCAGGAATAGGGCTACCTATATACGAGAGGCTAACGAGTATATTTTTCTGATGAAAGAAAATTTATCTGCTATATTGCAGTCTTTAGAGAAAATAGATTTTGACTTTAGTGTTGATGATCTTGTCGAAGCTTATCGTCATCATAGTGATCTTAATTGTATTTTCGTTTATATCGATTATCATGCTCAACGATTAGAACAAGAAGGAAAATTTGGTACAGCAGGTAATTATATGAATACAGGTCGTTCTTTTGAAAAATTTGTAGGACGCCGTTTATTTTATTGGGAGGAACTTACTTCTAAAATATTATGTGGTTACATTTCTTTTCTGAAGAAAAGGGGAAATAGCAATAATACGATTGGTTTTTATTTGAGACATTTAAGAACTGTATATAACCGGGCGATAATAGATGGTATAATTACAGACGGGAGTGATCCTTTTAGAAAAATTCATGTGAAATGTGAAGAAACGGTGAAAAGAGCTATCTCACCTCAGTGCATCAGTCGTATTGTAAACCTCGATCTGTCCAACAAACATGTACATTTTGAATGGGCTAGAGATATATTTCTTTTCAGCCTTTATACCCGTGGAATGTCGTTTGTAGATATTTGCTATCTGAAAAAGGTAAATCTGCGGGACGGTTATTTGAAATATATAAGGCGGAAAACAGGTCAGAGTCTCGAAATTAAGATAGAACAACCATTAAAGGTGTTGATCGATAAATATGCCGATATTACTTCTCCTTATCTTTTACCTGTATTACGTAATGACGATAGCTACTATAATTATCGGTATATGCAACGGCAATTAAATAAACGGATTCATGAGATAGGAGGGATGGTGGGAATTTCGTCACTAACTTTTTATGTGGCGCGTCATTCTTGGGCGACTACGGCGCGAAATAAAGGAATTCCACTTCCTATTATTAGTCAGGGTATGGGGCATACTTCTGAAACAACCACTCGTATTTATTTAATGCAAATCGATCGTTCTGTCATCGATCGTGCAAACAAACAAATAATTCAAAGTTGGAAGTAA